From Asterias amurensis chromosome 3, ASM3211899v1, a single genomic window includes:
- the LOC139934686 gene encoding uncharacterized protein — translation MALMEYSQDTMQASILERDRESQNSSLKSLQEAEETRLLAPSPEGSATEIHGASENRLPPCFIRASDGGLVTGSIIPPHTVFGPYKGTIKMKVSTEDEEIKESYDLKTLRSTRQHRASIIEVDQTESKPPWWMCIKQTTAHRNVNIALISYGGAVYLKTLRQIPKSTELQMVIAAPSDGAEDNGDPENSRSSSSNEATPDASPSPSQSKANTSTEGPPFKCSFCCIEFRNPSNLEAHRVYYCPGTATEPLPSSRRRSTTTISSRSATTHSQVTAAKISPPRLAQCRDTPMEVDDVPEVTARTFVCQLCQSSFECRNNCESHMLLLHCDETANLCKFCNFISRNRQGLCQHVFSHVRELSQEKSTVEVEKVAEVDWKSTGGKGEDEGDEKENRYETVIMCRKTGNRIQIDRANSAPSPRHKRLTSSPSNPRSRSVSNLSSPYASPRSNPSSVIKVERCGSATPVREHGQNGADSVVTTLKQEPQEDNILSCPKCDFVTSRQSSLQKHLFHHNDLIEKTQDIYVSVKSQMSTDSQVNESIDTDAPALLSDTKCHECNIVFISKKNYSAHKQYYCASRHANSDSPPASLDSDVTNIANGKESSSKAGKSYAGMDRQRMQAMLKDVESNEPCTSKSAAVSRSPPFDTDERDNCSPRNGSLHRTSHLNLSSPSSLTHTPVSSTSKSSCDDRVSFEHPLRMIPMEGSGRPQFLPPGAMLHGPQLVLVTPVVFPQNGSEQGDKKLRIPVIRTAGRGEQPLDLSTKPKTPPLGNVAESTSHKIVISREMLQSPPAQQTFPEQQSGNRCEECEITFSKKESLLVHKEYYCAGRHVFTPRTVVRTKQHSMHKFSNQSSLVKSPSPNTHAHGSPMETSFLNINPKGSYVRAFDNPGCDSTPSPQSSTHSASYTPLAQQTANTTARIPASQISPVEKQDWEDFRRHKSWSPKLKRAALDGSDVSDNEWSLPPIKRKRNLMHIDTEISPSSSSGSLLSNGVVVKQEPKDFDSVMNPHECMDSQRNQNKESLSTTSSPVPPHRSSVEIQTDVKIKHEPGESIAETNGRSPKSSIPHHATPTSSSKLHHRESRMDSANRPRHQSRPPVMIHSVTPLTIPVYKHPSIRQPQSSTARITVNSYLTGTSRPLLRGLKPTVKHCRNCNISFSSLSTFIAHKKYYCASHHQAKDTAT, via the exons aTGGCTTTAATGGAGTATAGCCAAGACACGATGCAAGCCTCCATCCTTGAGAGAGACAGAGAAAGCCAGAATTCATCCTTAAAATCTCTCCAAGAAGCTGAAGAGACTCGCCTACTGGCTCCTTCGCCAGAAGGTTCTGCCACAGAAATCCACGGAGCTAGTGAGAACCGTCTTCCACCATGCTTCATCCGGGCTTCAGATGGTGGACTAGTGACTGGGAGCATCATCCCGCCTCATACAGTCTTTGGTCCTTACAAAGGAACCATCAAGATGAAAGTGTCTACAGAAGATGAAGAGATAAAAGAGTCTTATGATCTCAAG ACTTTACGATCAACCCGGCAGCATCGAGCTTCCATCATTGAGGTGGATCAAACAGAGAGCAAGCCGCCATGGTGGATGTGCATCAAACAGACTACAGCGCATCGTAATGTTAACATCGCTCTTATCTCATATG GAGGTGCCGTGTACTTAAAGACTCTACGCCAGATTCCCAAGTCTACAGAGCTTCAAATGGTAATAGCAGCTCCTTCAGACGGTGCAGAAGACAACGGTGATCCTGAGAATTCAAGGAGTTCCTCCAGTAATGAGGCCACGCCCGATGCATCACCGTCACCATCACAGAGCAAAGCCAATACATCAACAGAAG GTCCTCCGTTCAAATGTAGCTTCTGTTGCATTGAATTCCGCAACCCAAGTAATCTGGAGGCGCACCGAGTGTACTACTGCCCAGGTACAGCAACTGAACCTCTACCCTCCTCCAGAAGACGTTCAACAACGACGATTTCAAGTCGGTCTGCTACAACACACAGCCAGGTGACTGCAGCAAAGATCAGTCCACCTAGGCTGGCCCAGTGCCGAGATACTCCCATGGAGGTTGACGACGTTCCAGAAGTGACTGCTAGGACGTTTGTGTGTCAGCTCTGCCAGTCGTCGTTTGAATGCAGGAACAACTGTGAGAGCCATATGCTGTTGCTACACTGTGACGAGACCGCCAATCTCTGTAAGTTCTGCAACTTCATCAGCAGGAACAGACAGGGTCTGTGCCAGCACGTCTTCTCTCACGTCAGAGAGTTGTCTCAAGAAAAAAGTACTGTGGAAGTTGAGAAAGTTGCCGAGGTAGATTGGAAATCGACTGGAGGGAAAGGAGAGGACGAAGGGGATGAGAAAGAAAACCGATATGAGACTGTGATAATGTGCAGGAAGACTGGAAATAGAATACAGATAGATCGGGCTAACTCGGCTCCATCCCCGAGGCATAAGAGACTCACGAGTAGTCCCAGCAACCCAAGGAGTCGCTCAGTCTCAAACCTCTCCTCGCCCTATGCCTCACCCAGATCAAACCCATCGTCTGTAATAAAGGTGGAGAGGTGTGGTTCAGCAACTCCGGTCAGGGAACATGGCCAAAATGGTGCGGATAGTGTCGTGACAACATTAAAACAGGAGCCGCAAGAGGACAATATACTGTCGTGCCCCAAATGTGACTTTGTTACATCCAGGCAGTCGAGTCTCCAGAAGCATCTGTTTCACCATAATGATCTCATAGAGAAAACTCAAGATATTTATGTGAGCGTGAAATCCCAAATGAGCACAGACTCCCAAGTTAATGAATCCATAGACACTGATGCACCCGCTTTGCTGTCGGACACAAAGTGTCATGAGTGCAACATTGTATTTATCTCCAAGAAGAACTACTCTGCTCATAAGCAGTACTACTGCGCAAGTAGGCACGCTAATAGTGATAGTCCACCTGCCTCCCTTGATTCAGATGTAACAAATATCGCGAATGGGAAAGAGTCATCGAGCAAAGCGGGCAAAAGCTACGCTGGAATGGACAGACAAAGGATGCAAGCCATGCTGAAGGACGTTGAGTCAAATGAACCATGTACTTCAAAATCTGCCGCAGTGAGTCGTTCACCGCCTTTCGATACAGATGAAAGAGATAACTGCAGCCCAAGAAACGGCAGCTTGCATCGAACATCTCATTTGAATCTATCCAGCCCTTCTTCTCTCACACACACTCCGGTTTCATCCACTTCAAAGTCCAGTTGTGACGACAGAGTTTCATTTGAGCATCCATTACGGATGATTCCAATGGAAGGTAGCGGTAGACCACAGTTTCTTCCGCCGGGTGCAATGCTGCATGGACCTCAGTTAGTTCTTGTTACCCCGGTTGTTTTTCCTCAGAATGGCTCCGAGCAGGGGGACAAAAAATTACGAATACCTGTTATCCGTACTGCTGGCAGAGGGGAGCAGCCCCTGGACCTCAGCACTAAACCCAAAACGCCACCGCTGGGCAATGTTGCTGAATCAACCAGCCACAAGATCGTCATATCAAGAGAAATGTTACAATCGCCTCCCGCCCAACAGACATTTCCCGAGCAGCAGTCTGGCAATCGGTGTGAAGAATGTGAGATAACGTTCAGCAAGAAGGAAAGCCTACTCGTTCACAAAGAGTATTACTGTGCAGGACGTCATGTGTTTACACCACGTACTGTGGTCAGAACTAAACAGCACAGCATGCATAAATTCTCAAATCAAAGCAGCCTCGTTAAGAGTCCAAGTCCAAACACCCACGCTCACGGGTCACCGATGGAAACCAGCTTTTTAAATATTAACCCTAAAGGCTCTTATGTTAGGGCGTTTGATAACCCAGGATGTGACAGTACCCCAAGTCCGCAAAGCTCCACACACTCAGCATCCTACACCCCGCTGGCGCAGCAGACAGCGAACACCACTGCCAGAATTCCAGCTAGTCAAATCTCACCAGTTGAGAAACAAGACTGGGAGGATTTCAGGCGGCACAAGTCTTGGTCCCCGAAACTAAAAAGGGCTGCCTTGGATGGGTCTGATGTCTCGGACAATGAGTGGTCCCTGCCTCCCATCAAGCGCAAGAGGAACTTGATGCACATTGACACTGAAATTAGTCCGTCATCTTCAAGCGGAAGTTTGCTATCGAACGGTGTGGTTGTTAAACAGGAACCCAAAGATTTTGATTCAGTTATGAATCCGCATGAGTGCATGGACAGCCAACGCAACCAAAACAAGGAGAGTCTGTCGACGACATCCTCACCAGTACCACCTCATAGAAGCAGTGTGGAGATTCAGACAGATGTAAAGATCAAACATGAACCCGGAGAGAGTATCGCGGAAACTAACGGCCGCTCTCCTAAATCATCCATTCCTCATCATGCCACACCCACCTCATCATCCAAACTACATCATCGAGAATCGAGGATGGATTCGGCTAACAGACCTCGCCATCAATCCCGGCCACCGGTGATGATACACTCAGTCACGCCTCTAACAATCCCTGTATATAAGCATCCATCCATCAGGCAACCTCAATCTTCCACAGCACGCATCACGGTCAACTCTTACCTGACCGGGACTTCCAGACCACTGCTGAGGGGCTTAAAACCGACGGTCAAGCATTGCCGGAACTGTAACATCTCATTCAGTAGTTTGTCAACATTCATTGCTCATAAGAAGTACTACTGTGCATCCCACCATCAAGCCAAAGATACAGCCACCTAA